The proteins below come from a single Pedobacter aquae genomic window:
- the tsaE gene encoding tRNA (adenosine(37)-N6)-threonylcarbamoyltransferase complex ATPase subunit type 1 TsaE, with the protein MQISVKSLSELTEAAKQIIEAAGEEKIFTFYGDMGAGKTTLINHLCQQLGVEEHTSSPTFSIVNEYKGSHNTIYHFDFYRIKNESEAFDLGYEDYFYSGHYCMIEWPEKIADLIPYHHIRIKIYPVTETERLIDIQKIS; encoded by the coding sequence ATGCAAATAAGCGTTAAAAGTTTATCAGAACTTACAGAAGCAGCAAAACAAATTATAGAAGCTGCCGGCGAAGAGAAAATTTTTACTTTTTATGGGGATATGGGAGCCGGAAAAACAACTTTGATAAACCATTTATGCCAGCAATTAGGAGTAGAAGAGCATACTTCTAGTCCTACTTTTTCTATTGTGAACGAGTATAAAGGCAGTCATAACACCATTTATCATTTTGATTTTTACCGTATCAAAAATGAAAGTGAAGCTTTTGATTTAGGTTATGAAGACTACTTTTACTCTGGACATTATTGTATGATAGAATGGCCAGAAAAAATAGCCGATTTGATTCCGTACCACCACATAAGAATTAAAATTTATCCTGTTACAGAAACAGAAAGATTAATAGATATCCAGAAAATATCCTGA
- a CDS encoding D-alanyl-D-alanine carboxypeptidase yields MMMNFYDKPSFNMIRVIYVLFLCAFITACTAKKSVTNSNQQIDHQFDLLAQKNHHIGFVLKDLDKNQVIYELNADMPFTAASTTKLLNFYTGLHFMADSVPSYQYTIKGDSLMIWPMADPTFLNPDFKHQPAFDFLKNSGKNIYLVSGRYKGEKFGKGWFWDDYNESYQAEITDFPMYKNMVTCSQNLDGSFSMLPDLASLYYSEKSVQKSLKSIKRNLYNNNIFVPEQLNPGYKQLIPISFNSNIKESLLTDTLLATGLITSSVSTLPWQPVPADAKIIYNAKADSVFKKMLQSSDNFLAEQLLLNYAAQQQLNMDANLIIQKAQQELFTDIAKNSCNWVDGSGLSRLNLISPAFGIKILEKLRQKVNNDDKLFDLLAAGNKSGTLKNMFKTSTKSFVFAKSGSLSNNYNLVGYLVGKSGKKYAFSYLNNNFIAPVSAVRNDVEQILTFIHLNY; encoded by the coding sequence ATGATGATGAATTTTTATGATAAGCCTTCTTTCAATATGATTAGAGTGATATACGTTTTGTTTCTATGTGCTTTTATAACAGCGTGTACAGCTAAAAAATCTGTAACCAATAGTAATCAACAAATAGATCATCAATTTGATTTACTAGCGCAAAAAAACCATCATATTGGTTTTGTATTAAAAGATTTAGACAAAAATCAAGTTATTTATGAACTAAATGCTGATATGCCTTTTACAGCTGCATCAACCACCAAATTACTTAATTTTTATACAGGCCTGCATTTCATGGCAGATTCTGTACCTAGTTACCAATATACCATCAAAGGTGATTCTTTAATGATATGGCCCATGGCCGACCCAACTTTCTTGAATCCAGATTTTAAGCACCAGCCCGCTTTTGACTTTTTGAAAAACTCGGGCAAAAATATTTATCTGGTAAGCGGACGATATAAGGGCGAAAAATTTGGTAAAGGTTGGTTTTGGGATGATTATAACGAAAGTTATCAAGCAGAAATTACAGATTTCCCTATGTATAAAAATATGGTAACCTGTAGCCAAAATTTAGATGGAAGTTTTAGCATGTTGCCAGATTTAGCATCACTTTATTACAGCGAAAAAAGCGTTCAGAAGTCATTAAAAAGCATCAAAAGAAATCTCTATAACAATAATATTTTTGTTCCAGAGCAACTAAATCCGGGATATAAACAGCTTATTCCTATTAGCTTTAATAGCAATATCAAAGAAAGCTTGTTAACCGATACTTTATTGGCTACAGGTTTAATCACATCATCTGTTAGTACTTTACCGTGGCAACCAGTGCCAGCTGATGCTAAAATTATCTATAACGCTAAGGCTGATTCTGTCTTCAAAAAAATGCTGCAAAGCAGCGATAATTTTTTAGCAGAACAACTTTTACTAAACTATGCTGCGCAACAACAATTAAATATGGATGCAAATCTTATCATCCAAAAAGCACAACAAGAGCTTTTTACTGATATAGCTAAAAATAGCTGTAACTGGGTAGATGGTTCTGGATTATCCAGATTAAATTTAATAAGCCCAGCATTTGGTATTAAAATCTTAGAAAAATTAAGACAAAAAGTAAATAACGATGATAAACTTTTTGATTTATTAGCCGCTGGTAACAAAAGCGGAACTTTAAAGAATATGTTTAAAACAAGTACCAAGAGCTTTGTTTTTGCAAAATCGGGCAGTTTATCTAACAATTATAACTTAGTGGGCTATTTGGTAGGCAAATCGGGCAAGAAATACGCTTTCTCTTATCTCAATAATAATTTTATTGCGCCAGTATCAGCCGTACGTAACGATGTTGAGCAAATCTTAACTTTTATACACCTAAACTATTAA
- a CDS encoding HD domain-containing protein, which translates to MNKNKIINDPVYGFISIKTDLIFDLIEHPYFQRLRYIKQLGMTHLVYPGALHTRFHHALGAMHLMQLAVEHLQTKGHVITPEEEEAACIAILLHDIGHGPFSHALEHSLVQNVSHERISRLFMSRLNQEFHGRLDMALDIFNNNYPKKFLSQLISGQLDLDRLDYLNRDSFFSGVTEGMVSSDRIIKLLNVKDGSLVVEEKGIYSIEKFLIARRLMYWQVYLHKTVVAAEQLLVKILKRARALAKADVKLFATPALSHFLYHDILADDFTKDSEHLSFFAKLDDHDMMAAVKVWQNHDDFILSTLCKNLIQRNLYKVEIDNSLPDAAKVAKIKAHIIAKLAISDEESEYFIFSDTINNMAYKVGSGSIKVLLKSGQIEDIAAVSDNSNLEALSKVVTKISFVI; encoded by the coding sequence TTGAATAAGAATAAAATTATCAACGATCCGGTTTACGGTTTTATCAGCATCAAAACAGATTTAATTTTTGATTTGATAGAGCACCCCTATTTCCAGCGCTTAAGATATATTAAGCAATTAGGGATGACACATTTGGTATATCCAGGGGCTTTACATACACGCTTTCATCATGCATTAGGCGCTATGCACTTAATGCAATTAGCGGTAGAACATTTGCAAACTAAAGGCCATGTAATTACTCCGGAAGAAGAAGAAGCGGCTTGTATTGCTATTTTATTGCATGATATTGGCCATGGTCCTTTTTCCCATGCTTTAGAGCATTCTTTGGTTCAAAACGTTTCACACGAGCGTATCAGCCGCTTGTTTATGTCGCGTTTAAACCAAGAGTTTCATGGTAGGTTAGACATGGCTTTGGACATTTTCAATAATAATTATCCTAAAAAGTTTTTATCACAACTCATTTCTGGGCAGTTAGATTTAGACCGCTTAGATTACTTAAACCGCGATAGTTTTTTTAGTGGTGTAACTGAGGGTATGGTAAGCTCAGACCGTATCATTAAACTCCTAAACGTTAAAGATGGCTCTTTGGTGGTAGAAGAAAAAGGCATTTATTCTATAGAGAAATTTTTGATAGCTCGTAGGCTGATGTATTGGCAGGTTTATTTACATAAAACTGTGGTGGCGGCAGAGCAATTATTGGTTAAGATTTTAAAAAGAGCAAGAGCATTGGCTAAGGCCGATGTAAAGCTTTTTGCAACGCCAGCTTTAAGTCATTTTTTATATCATGATATACTTGCTGATGATTTTACCAAGGATAGTGAGCATCTTTCTTTCTTTGCAAAATTAGACGACCATGATATGATGGCCGCAGTAAAAGTATGGCAAAATCATGATGATTTTATTTTAAGTACCCTATGTAAAAATCTTATCCAAAGAAATCTTTATAAAGTAGAAATAGATAATTCTTTGCCAGATGCTGCTAAGGTTGCTAAAATAAAAGCACATATTATAGCTAAATTGGCTATTAGTGATGAAGAATCTGAATATTTTATTTTTAGTGATACCATCAACAATATGGCCTATAAAGTAGGCAGTGGTAGCATAAAAGTTTTGTTAAAAAGCGGGCAAATAGAAGATATAGCGGCAGTTTCTGATAATTCTAACTTAGAGGCTTTATCAAAGGTGGTAACAAAAATTTCCTTTGTTATTTAA
- a CDS encoding bifunctional UDP-3-O-[3-hydroxymyristoyl] N-acetylglucosamine deacetylase/3-hydroxyacyl-ACP dehydratase: MNLRQRTIKSDISVSGVGLHTGAKVTLTFKPAPENHGYKFKRVDLPGQPIIDADVDNVTDTSRSTTLSQNGASVSTTEHVLASLVGCDVDNVMIELDGIEVPILDGSSIEFVKALESVGFVEQDADREYYHIPHNIHYSEDDRKVEMVAMPLDDYRFTCMVDYNSPVLGSQHATISSIAEFNDEIASCRTFVFLHELKMLLKHNLIKGGDINNAIVIVDHEIEESELKELATAFNRDEIKVAREGILNNIELRYQNEPARHKLLDMIGDLALIGTPIKGHIMAARPGHAANVAFAKKIKAAIKKDKKKKTHHVYDPQAKPLYDITKIMEILPHRQPFLFIDKILELTKTHVVGVKNVTMNEEFFKGHFPGAPVLPGVVQIEAMAQTGGILVLSTVEDPENYLTYFLKIDKVRFRAQVLPGDTIVFRCDLMEPIRRGIAQMKGIGMVGETVVVEAEMMAQISKVRETNTPS, translated from the coding sequence ATGAATCTTAGGCAAAGAACTATTAAATCAGATATTAGCGTAAGCGGAGTAGGATTACATACTGGTGCAAAAGTTACCTTAACTTTTAAGCCAGCTCCGGAGAATCATGGATACAAGTTTAAAAGAGTTGATTTACCAGGACAACCTATTATAGACGCAGACGTTGATAACGTTACAGATACATCAAGAAGCACTACTTTATCTCAAAACGGAGCAAGTGTAAGCACCACAGAACATGTTTTAGCCTCTTTAGTGGGTTGCGATGTTGATAATGTGATGATAGAACTAGACGGAATAGAAGTTCCTATTTTAGATGGTAGTTCTATAGAATTTGTAAAAGCTTTAGAGTCGGTAGGTTTTGTAGAGCAAGATGCTGATAGAGAATACTATCATATCCCGCATAATATCCATTATTCTGAGGATGATAGAAAAGTAGAAATGGTGGCCATGCCTTTAGATGATTATAGATTTACCTGTATGGTAGATTATAACTCTCCTGTATTAGGCAGTCAACATGCAACCATTTCAAGTATAGCCGAGTTTAATGATGAGATTGCTTCTTGCAGAACTTTTGTTTTTTTACACGAGCTTAAAATGCTTTTAAAGCATAACCTTATTAAAGGCGGAGACATTAATAACGCTATTGTTATTGTAGACCACGAAATAGAAGAAAGCGAATTAAAAGAATTAGCCACAGCTTTTAACCGTGATGAGATAAAAGTTGCCAGAGAAGGTATTCTAAATAATATAGAATTACGCTACCAGAATGAACCTGCCCGTCATAAATTATTAGATATGATTGGCGATTTAGCTTTAATTGGTACGCCTATCAAAGGGCATATCATGGCGGCTCGTCCGGGGCATGCTGCAAACGTAGCTTTTGCCAAAAAAATTAAAGCAGCTATCAAAAAAGATAAGAAGAAAAAAACGCATCATGTTTATGATCCACAAGCAAAACCTCTTTATGATATTACCAAAATCATGGAGATTTTGCCACACAGACAACCGTTTTTATTCATCGATAAAATATTAGAACTTACCAAAACACATGTTGTAGGGGTTAAAAATGTAACCATGAATGAAGAGTTCTTTAAAGGACACTTTCCTGGTGCACCTGTTTTACCTGGTGTTGTTCAAATAGAAGCCATGGCACAAACTGGAGGTATCTTAGTATTAAGTACTGTAGAAGATCCAGAAAATTACCTTACTTATTTCTTAAAAATAGATAAAGTAAGATTTAGAGCACAGGTTTTACCTGGCGATACGATAGTTTTTAGATGTGATTTAATGGAACCTATTAGAAGGGGCATTGCACAAATGAAAGGTATTGGTATGGTGGGCGAAACAGTTGTGGTAGAAGCCGAAATGATGGCTCAAATTAGTAAAGTTAGAGAAACCAATACACCTTCATGA
- the lpxD gene encoding UDP-3-O-(3-hydroxymyristoyl)glucosamine N-acyltransferase, whose protein sequence is MQFTAKEVSLLLNGTIEGNPDAIVFKLAKIEEANEGSLSFLANPKYESHLYTTQASVVIINKDLELTQPVKATVIRVNDAYSSFSVLLEKYNTLKLNKVGIEEPSFIHPDAVVGKDVFIGAFTYIGANAKVGDGAKIYPHSFLGDNVEVGASTTLFSGVKVYHDCIIGNNVIIHSNAVIGSDGFGFAPQADGSYHKISQIGNVVIEDWVEVGANTCIDRATMGSTIIRKGVKLDNLIQIAHNAEIGSNTVIASQTGVSGSTKIGENCIVGGQVGIVGHITLAKGTQIQAKSGINKSIEEENRKWGGAPATTYQNYMRSQVIIQRLPEMEKKIEDLQRMLKELQDNSINK, encoded by the coding sequence ATGCAATTTACCGCAAAAGAGGTTAGTTTATTGCTAAATGGAACCATAGAAGGTAATCCAGACGCAATAGTTTTTAAGTTAGCAAAAATTGAAGAAGCCAATGAAGGTAGCCTTTCTTTTTTAGCTAACCCAAAGTATGAGTCTCATCTTTATACTACCCAAGCTTCTGTGGTAATTATAAATAAAGATTTAGAGTTAACCCAGCCGGTTAAGGCTACCGTTATTAGGGTTAATGATGCTTACAGTAGTTTCTCTGTTTTGCTAGAGAAATACAATACCCTTAAACTAAATAAAGTAGGTATAGAAGAACCTTCCTTTATTCATCCAGATGCCGTTGTAGGAAAAGATGTTTTTATTGGTGCTTTTACTTATATAGGTGCTAATGCAAAAGTTGGCGATGGGGCAAAAATTTATCCTCATTCTTTTTTAGGAGATAATGTAGAAGTAGGCGCTTCTACAACTTTATTTTCAGGCGTAAAAGTTTATCATGATTGTATTATAGGGAACAATGTCATTATCCATAGCAATGCCGTTATAGGCAGCGATGGTTTTGGTTTTGCTCCACAAGCAGATGGCTCTTACCATAAAATAAGCCAAATTGGTAATGTTGTTATAGAAGATTGGGTTGAAGTTGGCGCCAATACTTGTATAGATAGAGCAACTATGGGTTCTACCATTATCCGTAAAGGGGTTAAATTAGATAACCTGATACAAATTGCACACAATGCAGAAATTGGCTCAAATACCGTAATTGCTTCGCAAACGGGAGTTTCTGGCAGCACCAAAATTGGTGAAAATTGTATTGTTGGTGGGCAGGTTGGTATTGTTGGGCACATTACTTTAGCCAAGGGTACGCAAATACAAGCAAAATCGGGTATCAATAAATCCATAGAAGAAGAGAATAGAAAATGGGGCGGTGCACCAGCAACCACCTATCAAAATTATATGCGGTCTCAGGTAATTATCCAAAGACTTCCAGAAATGGAGAAAAAAATAGAAGATTTACAGCGTATGCTTAAAGAACTTCAGGATAATTCCATTAATAAATAA
- a CDS encoding YihY/virulence factor BrkB family protein: MMKKIIAKAKFIFKIIIKSFNAFMADKGLKLSASLSYYTIFSLGPMLVVLLSVAGFFYQEKQVLQEKVFEEIQGFIGSQAALQVQSLLKNLALSGDSVVAIIIGVITLLIGATGIFIEIQDSINQIWKVKAVPKKGWLKLLKDRFLSLSMVGSLGFLLIVSLIINGMVSAVSTVLSNYLPENILFLFDVVNLMITFLVLVFLFSIIYKVLPDAEIPWRGVRTGAIFTSLLFMLGEYLIRLYIGYTAVGSVYGAAGTLVVIAVWVYYSAAILFFGAEFTKVYAEEKGERIKPSSHAVYIKMIEEEQHVKYIPKEEEN; the protein is encoded by the coding sequence ATGATGAAGAAAATTATTGCAAAAGCTAAATTCATTTTTAAAATCATTATCAAAAGTTTTAATGCCTTTATGGCCGATAAAGGCTTAAAACTTAGTGCATCTCTATCTTACTACACCATATTTTCTTTGGGTCCCATGCTGGTAGTTTTACTTTCTGTAGCTGGCTTTTTTTATCAGGAGAAACAGGTTTTACAGGAAAAAGTATTTGAAGAAATCCAAGGTTTTATTGGTAGCCAAGCTGCTTTACAAGTACAATCACTTTTAAAAAATCTTGCTCTTTCTGGAGATAGTGTAGTAGCCATAATTATTGGTGTTATAACTTTATTGATAGGTGCTACAGGTATTTTTATAGAAATACAAGACTCTATCAATCAAATATGGAAAGTAAAAGCTGTACCCAAAAAAGGTTGGCTTAAATTATTAAAAGACAGGTTTTTGTCGCTATCTATGGTGGGTAGTTTAGGCTTTTTACTCATTGTTTCACTCATCATCAACGGGATGGTTTCTGCTGTAAGTACCGTTTTAAGCAATTATTTACCAGAAAATATCTTGTTTTTGTTTGATGTAGTTAACCTCATGATTACTTTTTTGGTCCTTGTTTTCCTATTTAGCATCATTTACAAAGTTTTACCCGACGCAGAAATTCCTTGGAGAGGTGTTAGAACAGGAGCTATTTTCACATCTCTACTTTTTATGTTAGGCGAATATCTGATAAGACTTTATATAGGATATACAGCTGTAGGCTCTGTTTACGGTGCGGCAGGCACCTTGGTGGTTATTGCCGTTTGGGTTTACTATTCGGCCGCCATTTTATTTTTTGGTGCCGAGTTTACTAAAGTTTATGCAGAAGAAAAAGGCGAACGGATAAAGCCATCATCGCATGCTGTTTATATTAAAATGATAGAGGAAGAACAGCATGTTAAGTACATCCCTAAAGAAGAAGAAAACTAA
- the lpxA gene encoding acyl-ACP--UDP-N-acetylglucosamine O-acyltransferase, with protein sequence MIQPLAYIHPQAKIANSVVIDPFAVIHKNVEIGEGTWIGSNVTIMDGARIGKNCKIFPGAVISAIPQDLKYAGEETLAVIGDNTTIREYVTINRGTNDKWETRVGNNCLLMAYCHVAHDCEVGDNCIFSNNTTLAGHITIGDNVVLAGMVAIHQFCKVGSHAFVTGGSLVRKDIPPYVKVAREPLSYTGINSVGLRRRGFTSEKINEIQEIYRVLFVKHNNVTKALDIIEADFKPTEERDEIINFIRNSNRGVMKGFGNS encoded by the coding sequence ATGATACAACCATTAGCTTATATACACCCACAGGCAAAAATTGCTAACAGTGTAGTTATAGACCCTTTTGCGGTTATACACAAAAACGTAGAAATTGGCGAGGGAACCTGGATAGGTTCTAATGTTACCATCATGGATGGCGCTAGAATTGGTAAAAATTGCAAAATTTTCCCTGGAGCTGTTATTTCTGCAATCCCACAAGATTTAAAATACGCTGGCGAAGAAACTTTAGCTGTGATAGGTGATAATACAACCATTAGAGAGTATGTAACCATTAACCGTGGCACTAATGATAAATGGGAGACAAGAGTAGGAAATAACTGCTTATTAATGGCTTATTGCCACGTAGCGCATGACTGTGAAGTTGGTGATAATTGCATTTTTTCTAACAATACAACTCTTGCCGGGCATATTACCATTGGCGATAATGTGGTACTAGCAGGTATGGTAGCTATACACCAATTTTGTAAGGTAGGCTCTCACGCTTTCGTTACCGGAGGTTCTTTGGTGCGTAAAGATATACCGCCTTATGTAAAAGTTGCTCGTGAACCACTTTCTTATACCGGTATCAACTCTGTGGGTTTAAGAAGAAGAGGATTTACATCAGAAAAAATTAACGAAATACAAGAAATTTATCGTGTACTTTTTGTTAAGCATAATAATGTAACTAAAGCTTTAGACATTATAGAGGCTGATTTTAAACCAACAGAAGAGCGTGATGAGATTATTAATTTCATCAGAAACTCTAACAGAGGGGTCATGAAAGGCTTCGGAAACTCTTAA
- a CDS encoding SixA phosphatase family protein, protein MKKFLLFIGWFCLIQQAFAQHNTTVYIVRHAEKQTQDKKNQDPSLNELGKQRAEDLKTYLGKEKIEHIFTTPYKRNQETAAPLAKYLDLGIEFYDAHDTAFLAKRIKQELVGKKILVVGHSNTVIKIAEALGAKLSLKELQEEDYDFIIQLKIKGDKVKSQIKHFGKLHHSSNI, encoded by the coding sequence ATGAAAAAGTTTCTACTTTTTATAGGTTGGTTTTGCTTGATTCAGCAAGCTTTTGCGCAACATAATACCACGGTTTATATCGTAAGACATGCCGAAAAACAAACGCAGGATAAGAAAAATCAAGACCCATCTTTAAATGAGTTAGGTAAACAAAGAGCAGAGGATTTAAAAACTTATCTGGGAAAAGAAAAAATTGAGCATATTTTTACAACTCCTTATAAAAGAAACCAAGAAACTGCCGCACCTTTAGCAAAGTATTTAGATTTAGGCATAGAGTTTTATGATGCGCATGATACTGCCTTTTTAGCTAAAAGAATAAAGCAAGAATTGGTAGGTAAAAAGATATTAGTTGTTGGCCACAGCAATACGGTTATTAAAATAGCTGAAGCTTTAGGGGCAAAATTATCCTTAAAAGAATTACAAGAAGAAGATTACGATTTTATCATCCAATTAAAAATTAAAGGAGATAAAGTAAAATCTCAAATCAAGCATTTTGGTAAATTACATCATAGCAGTAATATTTAG
- the porX gene encoding T9SS response regulator signal transducer PorX, producing MQTANILWADDEIDLLKPHILFLNEKGYHIDTATNGNDALEIFKSKDFDLVFLDENMPGLTGLETLTSIKSTNPDIPVVMITKSEEEYLMEDAIGATIDDYLIKPVNPKQILLTIKKLIDNKRLISEKTSMAYQQDFRTLGMTLNDNLNFQEWIDVYKKLLFWEIKLEKLEDAGMHEILTMQKAEANAQFCKFVEKNYATWINDQDNGPTFSHQLFKKKVFPALSEHIPTFFIVIDNLRYDQWKVINPLIAEYFRLEEEDSYFSILPTATQYARNAIFSGLLPLDMEKRFPNLWQNDEDEGGKNLHEEEFLKDQIKRLLRKDIKFSYHKILNQDQGKDLNDSLTNLMDNDLNAIVYNFVDMLSHARTDMQMIKELANDDAAYRSLTLSWFEHSPLLDLLKKLSQKKVKVMITTDHGTIRVKHPSKVIGDRNTNTNLRYKQGKNLNYNSKEVYHVKNPHEIHLPKLHLSSSFIFAKEDSYFVYQNNYNQFVNFYNETFQHGGISLEEMIIPFVTYKNK from the coding sequence ATGCAAACAGCCAATATTTTATGGGCAGATGACGAAATAGATCTTTTAAAACCACACATTTTATTTCTTAACGAAAAAGGATACCATATTGATACCGCAACCAACGGAAATGATGCTTTAGAAATTTTTAAATCGAAAGATTTTGATCTGGTTTTTTTAGATGAGAATATGCCTGGCTTAACTGGCTTAGAGACTTTAACTTCTATCAAAAGCACCAATCCGGATATTCCGGTGGTTATGATTACCAAAAGTGAAGAAGAATACTTAATGGAAGATGCCATTGGCGCAACCATTGATGATTATTTGATAAAACCTGTAAACCCAAAACAGATACTGCTAACCATTAAAAAGTTAATAGATAATAAACGTTTAATTAGCGAAAAAACTTCTATGGCCTACCAGCAAGATTTTAGAACGCTTGGTATGACCTTGAACGATAATTTAAACTTTCAGGAGTGGATTGATGTATACAAAAAGCTACTGTTTTGGGAAATTAAACTAGAAAAACTAGAAGATGCCGGTATGCATGAAATTTTAACCATGCAAAAAGCAGAAGCTAACGCCCAGTTTTGCAAGTTTGTAGAGAAAAATTACGCTACTTGGATAAACGACCAAGATAACGGACCAACATTTTCGCATCAGTTATTTAAAAAGAAGGTTTTCCCGGCTTTAAGCGAACATATTCCTACTTTTTTTATTGTGATTGATAACCTGCGTTACGACCAATGGAAGGTTATAAACCCTTTAATTGCAGAATATTTTAGGTTAGAAGAAGAGGATAGCTATTTCAGTATCTTGCCAACAGCAACACAATATGCCAGAAACGCCATTTTCTCTGGCTTGCTGCCTTTAGATATGGAAAAACGTTTTCCAAACTTATGGCAAAATGACGAGGATGAAGGCGGTAAAAATTTGCATGAAGAAGAGTTTTTAAAAGACCAAATTAAACGCTTACTCCGTAAAGATATTAAATTCTCTTACCATAAAATATTAAATCAAGACCAAGGGAAAGATTTAAACGATTCTTTAACTAACCTGATGGACAATGATTTAAATGCCATTGTGTACAATTTTGTGGATATGCTTTCGCATGCTCGTACAGATATGCAAATGATTAAAGAATTGGCTAATGACGATGCCGCTTACCGTTCTTTAACCTTGAGCTGGTTTGAGCACTCGCCACTGTTAGACCTTTTGAAAAAACTTTCGCAAAAGAAAGTGAAAGTAATGATTACTACAGACCATGGTACCATTAGGGTAAAACACCCAAGTAAAGTTATTGGCGATAGAAATACCAACACCAACTTGCGCTATAAACAAGGCAAAAACTTAAACTATAACAGCAAAGAAGTATACCACGTAAAAAACCCACATGAGATACACTTACCAAAATTGCATCTAAGTTCTAGCTTTATTTTTGCTAAAGAAGACAGCTATTTTGTGTATCAAAATAACTATAACCAATTTGTTAACTTTTATAACGAAACGTTCCAACACGGCGGCATTTCTTTAGAAGAAATGATAATTCCGTTTGTAACATATAAGAATAAATAA
- a CDS encoding alanine dehydrogenase produces MSSTLMSGFSEVAKQALYQPQEAMAEIKSKKNQLFIGIPKETSFQENRIALSPLSVALLVNNGHKVVIEAGAGLAANFSDKDYCEQGAHIVYDTKEVYRADIILKIAPPTKSDIEMMKHSQIIFSALQMATINKEDIQALMAKKITALAFEYIRDDGNVLSVVRAMSEIVGATSILIAAEYLSNVYGGKGLMLGGVTGVPPTEIVILGAGTVGEYAARTAIGLGAEVKVFDSSLYRLRRLQNNIGSRVFTSVIQPIVLEKAIRTCDVAIGAIRASHGRSPCIVSEETVAKMKPNSVIIDVSIDQGGCFETSEVTNHKNPVFRKYDVIHYCVPNIASRVSRTATYALTNIFTPILIDIGDLGGINNLIWEKHGIRNAVYIFQGSMTNKDLAERFNLPVKDLDLLLVSNR; encoded by the coding sequence ATGAGTTCAACCCTGATGAGCGGTTTTTCTGAAGTGGCCAAACAGGCCCTTTACCAGCCCCAAGAGGCTATGGCCGAAATAAAAAGCAAAAAAAACCAACTCTTTATTGGTATCCCAAAAGAAACTTCTTTCCAAGAAAATAGGATAGCTTTATCACCATTATCGGTAGCGTTGCTGGTAAATAATGGTCATAAAGTAGTTATAGAAGCAGGTGCGGGCTTAGCTGCAAATTTTTCTGATAAAGATTATTGTGAACAAGGTGCCCATATTGTTTATGATACCAAAGAAGTTTACCGGGCAGATATCATTTTAAAAATTGCGCCTCCAACAAAAAGCGATATAGAAATGATGAAGCATTCGCAGATTATTTTTTCTGCGCTGCAAATGGCTACCATCAACAAAGAAGATATACAGGCTTTAATGGCCAAAAAAATTACCGCTTTAGCTTTTGAATATATCAGAGATGATGGAAATGTATTAAGCGTAGTGCGGGCGATGAGCGAAATTGTAGGTGCAACCTCTATTTTAATAGCTGCCGAATATTTAAGCAATGTTTATGGCGGCAAAGGCTTAATGCTTGGTGGCGTTACCGGAGTGCCGCCAACAGAAATTGTGATTTTAGGTGCTGGTACTGTAGGCGAATATGCCGCCCGTACAGCTATTGGCTTAGGTGCCGAGGTTAAAGTTTTTGATTCTTCTTTATACCGATTAAGACGACTTCAAAATAATATTGGTAGTAGGGTTTTTACATCTGTTATACAACCTATTGTGTTAGAAAAGGCTATCAGAACTTGTGATGTGGCCATTGGTGCTATAAGAGCTTCACATGGCAGAAGCCCATGTATTGTAAGCGAAGAAACCGTGGCTAAAATGAAACCCAATTCTGTTATTATAGACGTAAGTATAGACCAAGGTGGTTGTTTTGAAACATCTGAAGTTACCAACCATAAAAACCCGGTGTTTAGAAAATACGATGTGATACATTATTGTGTGCCCAATATAGCATCAAGAGTGAGTAGAACAGCAACTTATGCCCTTACCAATATTTTTACGCCAATTTTAATAGATATTGGAGATTTAGGCGGTATCAATAACCTCATTTGGGAAAAACACGGTATTAGAAATGCTGTTTATATCTTTCAAGGTTCTATGACTAATAAAGATTTAGCAGAACGTTTTAATTTACCTGTTAAGGATTTAGATTTACTGCTGGTTTCTAATCGATAA